The following are encoded in a window of Candidatus Margulisiibacteriota bacterium genomic DNA:
- the dnaK gene encoding molecular chaperone DnaK, with protein MAQEKIIGIDLGTTNSCVAVMMGGEATVIPNSEGGRTTPSIVAFLKDGARVVGQVAKRQSITNPEHTISSIKRFMGRRFDEVGGELKYVPYRVVKGSKDEVKIKIDEKDHTPPEISAMILQKMKQSAEDFLGEQVKKAVITVPAYFNDSQRQATKDAGTIAGLEVVRIINEPTAASLAYGIEKKKEEKVAVFDLGGGTFDVSVLDIMEGSIEVLATNGDTHLGGDDFDQHIMKWLLDEFKKDQGIDLGKDRLAMQRLKESAEKAKCELSTAVETEINLPFLTADASGPKHLVIKLTRSKLEQLVGDLIERSIAPCKQALADAGLKANQINEVILVGGMTRMPKVQETVKAFFGKEPHKGVNPDEVVALGAAIQGGIMSGETSKEMVLLDVTPLTLGIETLGSVMTPLVERNTTIPYEKSQVFSTAADGQTSVEVHILQGERPMAADNRTLGRFHLDGIPPAPRGIPQVEVTFDIDANGILNVRAKDKGTGKEQKITITASSGLSKDEIEKMKKTAEAHEAEDKKKREEVDTRNQADAMAYSAEKTLKEAGDKVDAPTKEKVEKAIAETRQTLAGTDAEAIKKSLENLQKEVYEMSAKIYKEAEPAPGPKDETRTTNDDEKTIDAETAP; from the coding sequence ATGGCACAGGAAAAGATCATTGGGATAGATCTGGGGACAACTAACAGTTGCGTGGCGGTAATGATGGGGGGAGAAGCGACCGTCATCCCGAACTCGGAGGGAGGCCGGACCACCCCATCGATCGTCGCTTTCCTCAAGGACGGGGCCCGGGTCGTCGGCCAAGTGGCAAAAAGACAGTCGATCACTAATCCGGAGCATACTATCTCCTCAATCAAAAGATTTATGGGGCGGCGGTTCGACGAGGTCGGCGGCGAGCTAAAGTATGTCCCCTATCGGGTGGTTAAAGGGAGCAAAGACGAAGTTAAGATCAAGATTGACGAGAAAGATCACACCCCGCCGGAGATCTCGGCCATGATCCTGCAAAAGATGAAACAGTCGGCCGAGGATTTTCTCGGCGAGCAGGTCAAGAAAGCGGTCATCACCGTCCCGGCATATTTTAACGACAGCCAGCGCCAGGCGACCAAGGACGCCGGCACCATCGCCGGCCTCGAGGTCGTCCGGATCATTAACGAACCGACCGCCGCTTCCCTGGCTTACGGCATTGAAAAAAAGAAAGAGGAAAAGGTCGCGGTGTTCGATCTTGGCGGCGGAACTTTTGACGTCTCGGTCCTTGATATCATGGAAGGCTCGATCGAAGTCCTGGCGACCAACGGCGACACCCATCTCGGCGGCGATGATTTTGACCAGCACATCATGAAGTGGCTGCTCGACGAGTTCAAGAAAGACCAGGGGATCGACCTGGGTAAAGACCGGCTGGCAATGCAGCGGCTCAAGGAATCGGCCGAAAAAGCCAAATGCGAGCTCTCCACCGCCGTGGAAACCGAGATCAACCTCCCCTTCCTGACCGCTGATGCTTCCGGCCCCAAGCACCTGGTCATCAAGCTGACCCGGTCCAAGCTGGAACAGCTGGTCGGCGACCTGATCGAGCGGTCGATCGCTCCGTGCAAACAAGCGCTCGCCGACGCTGGCCTCAAGGCCAACCAGATCAACGAGGTCATCCTGGTCGGCGGCATGACCAGAATGCCTAAAGTTCAGGAAACGGTTAAAGCCTTCTTCGGCAAAGAACCGCACAAAGGGGTCAATCCGGATGAAGTGGTCGCGCTCGGCGCGGCCATCCAGGGCGGGATCATGTCCGGCGAGACTTCGAAGGAAATGGTCCTGCTTGATGTCACCCCCTTGACCCTCGGGATCGAGACCCTGGGGAGCGTCATGACCCCATTGGTCGAGCGGAATACCACCATCCCTTATGAAAAAAGCCAGGTCTTTTCGACCGCGGCTGACGGGCAAACCTCGGTCGAAGTCCATATTCTCCAAGGGGAACGGCCGATGGCCGCAGATAACCGGACGCTCGGCCGCTTCCATCTCGACGGGATCCCGCCGGCGCCGCGCGGCATCCCCCAAGTCGAAGTAACCTTTGATATTGACGCCAACGGGATCCTCAATGTCCGGGCCAAGGATAAAGGGACCGGCAAAGAGCAGAAGATCACCATCACCGCCTCATCCGGCCTGTCCAAGGACGAGATCGAGAAGATGAAGAAGACCGCCGAGGCGCACGAAGCCGAGGATAAGAAAAAACGGGAAGAAGTCGACACCCGCAACCAGGCCGATGCCATGGCCTACTCCGCGGAAAAGACCTTAAAAGAGGCCGGTGACAAGGTCGACGCACCGACCAAAGAGAAGGTCGAGAAGGCGATCGCCGAAACCCGCCAGACGCTGGCTGGAACTGACGCCGAAGCGATCAAGAAGTCCCTCGAGAACCTCCAGAAAGAGGTCTACGAGATGTCGGCCAAGATTTATAAAGAAGCCGAACCGGCCCCCGGCCCGAAAGACGAAACACGAACCACGAACGATGACGAAAAAACGATCGACGCTGAAACGGCGCCATGA
- the dnaJ gene encoding molecular chaperone DnaJ, whose product MKRDPYEILGVGKTASQEEIKRAYRNLARKYHPDVNKEAGSADKFKEINGAYQLLSDPQKRSQYDYYGQAGPAGAGGGGFEGFDFGGAAGFGEFGDLFDMFFGGQRGGQRSGPQRGEDLRYDLKITLEQAATGFDKDLDVLHYTACSACKGSGAKPGTAPVKCTACNGAGQVRKNQRTFLGNFTQIVPCPACRGTGQTIKSPCPTCGGSGREKKKHVVRLKVPAGIDSGYRLRVAGAGNAGDTGGPPGDLYAFITVEQHPLFNRDGANLYHRQAITFRQAILGDEIVVPTLSGKTVLKVPAGTQPNSTFKLKEKGVPHLGRNSRGDLYVQIEVVIPAKITRQQEELLRNFDHA is encoded by the coding sequence ATGAAGCGTGACCCCTACGAAATACTCGGTGTAGGCAAAACAGCCTCGCAAGAGGAGATCAAACGGGCTTACCGCAACCTGGCCCGCAAATACCATCCCGACGTCAATAAGGAAGCGGGCTCGGCCGACAAGTTCAAAGAGATCAACGGCGCCTATCAGCTCCTCTCCGACCCGCAGAAACGGTCGCAGTATGATTACTACGGCCAGGCCGGACCGGCCGGGGCCGGCGGCGGCGGTTTCGAAGGTTTTGATTTTGGCGGAGCGGCAGGGTTTGGCGAGTTCGGCGACCTCTTTGACATGTTCTTCGGCGGCCAGCGGGGCGGCCAGCGCTCCGGCCCACAGCGCGGCGAAGATCTCCGTTACGATCTCAAGATCACCCTCGAACAGGCGGCCACCGGTTTCGACAAAGACCTCGATGTTCTCCACTATACCGCCTGCTCGGCCTGCAAAGGGAGCGGCGCTAAACCGGGAACGGCGCCGGTCAAATGCACCGCCTGTAACGGGGCCGGCCAGGTCAGAAAGAACCAGCGAACATTCCTCGGCAACTTTACCCAGATCGTCCCCTGCCCGGCCTGCCGCGGAACCGGCCAGACGATCAAATCACCCTGTCCAACCTGCGGCGGATCAGGCCGCGAAAAGAAAAAACATGTCGTTAGGTTAAAGGTCCCCGCCGGGATCGATTCCGGTTACCGCCTGCGCGTCGCCGGCGCCGGCAACGCCGGTGACACTGGCGGGCCACCCGGTGACCTCTACGCCTTTATCACGGTTGAACAGCATCCGCTGTTCAACCGCGACGGCGCCAACCTCTACCATCGCCAGGCGATCACCTTCCGCCAGGCGATCCTGGGCGACGAGATCGTTGTCCCGACCCTCTCCGGCAAGACGGTACTCAAGGTCCCGGCCGGGACCCAACCGAACTCCACTTTCAAGCTCAAGGAAAAAGGGGTCCCCCATCTCGGCCGGAACAGCCGCGGCGACCTCTACGTCCAGATCGAGGTCGTCATCCCGGCCAAGATCACCAGGCAACAGGAAGAGCTGTTGAGAAACTTCGATCATGCCTAG
- a CDS encoding S-layer homology domain-containing protein, translating into MKQLFFPLLAVVLCGSTAMAALDLSEIGVGARPLGLGRAYVGLADDANAIFTNPAGLARNKNLNLTSMSGALLGDINYVLIGAANESPLGKFGVGYINAAVTAIPLTRLVGSGPSLEAQQYDSTDYGSSLVLFSYGSKLSRFLRNGAGQNVSLGATLKLLSQGFSGGGSAMQNANGSGMDADLGVLWETNSKLSLGLTLQNFLPATFGGKFTWQKNGVIEGIPLITRAGGHYALWSNLDLMCDYEKSQAVGRPGVFHLGSEFWPIETLALRLGLDQKPRATESGVGVDNNLTAGVGFAFGGFTFDYAYHQFGELSENATHFFSLGYRGTDREKLREKAAAEKKNRRSTIPQPEIVAKPKLKSFSDVPDGYWAKKPIEYLSTLGIMGGYGDNTFRPTQELTRGELAVLLVKAKGFTVGTDVRVRFKDVPLQSFEAPYISFAVERKYINGYPDKAFRPQNRVTRAEGAMILARWAGLYQKPKLAARPFPDMPVDHWASPAVAATKTAGLFEYLSGQSFGPKLNLTRAEAAEIISKAPFAKKQIEKLISGGEE; encoded by the coding sequence ATGAAACAGCTTTTTTTCCCGCTGTTAGCCGTCGTTTTATGCGGTTCGACAGCCATGGCCGCGCTTGACTTGAGCGAGATCGGTGTCGGCGCCCGGCCGCTTGGCCTGGGGCGCGCTTATGTTGGCTTGGCCGATGACGCCAATGCTATTTTTACCAATCCAGCCGGGCTGGCCCGCAACAAGAACCTCAACTTGACCAGCATGAGCGGGGCGCTGCTGGGCGACATCAATTACGTCCTGATCGGCGCGGCCAACGAATCACCGCTCGGCAAGTTCGGGGTCGGCTACATTAACGCGGCGGTGACGGCCATTCCGTTGACGCGCCTGGTTGGCTCCGGGCCGAGCCTGGAAGCGCAGCAATATGATTCAACCGATTATGGTTCCAGCCTGGTCCTCTTTTCATATGGGTCCAAGTTAAGCCGCTTCCTGCGCAATGGGGCAGGGCAGAATGTCTCTCTGGGAGCGACCTTGAAGCTCCTCTCGCAAGGTTTTTCCGGCGGCGGCTCGGCGATGCAGAACGCGAACGGGAGCGGGATGGACGCCGATCTCGGGGTCCTCTGGGAAACTAATTCAAAATTAAGCCTTGGTTTAACTCTGCAAAATTTCCTGCCGGCCACTTTTGGCGGGAAGTTTACCTGGCAGAAAAACGGGGTGATCGAAGGGATCCCCTTGATCACGCGGGCCGGCGGGCATTACGCCCTCTGGAGCAATCTAGATCTGATGTGTGATTATGAAAAGAGCCAGGCGGTCGGCCGGCCCGGGGTTTTTCATCTCGGTTCCGAATTCTGGCCGATCGAGACGCTAGCCCTCCGCCTTGGCCTTGACCAGAAACCGCGGGCGACCGAGAGCGGCGTCGGCGTCGATAATAACCTGACGGCCGGCGTCGGTTTCGCTTTTGGCGGTTTTACTTTTGACTACGCCTATCACCAGTTCGGCGAGCTGTCAGAGAACGCCACGCATTTCTTCTCGCTAGGCTACCGCGGGACCGACCGGGAAAAACTGCGGGAGAAGGCCGCTGCCGAGAAGAAGAACCGGCGCTCGACCATCCCCCAGCCGGAGATCGTTGCCAAACCGAAGTTGAAGTCCTTTAGCGACGTGCCTGATGGCTATTGGGCTAAAAAACCGATTGAGTATCTGTCGACCCTGGGGATCATGGGCGGTTATGGCGACAACACTTTCCGGCCGACCCAGGAGCTGACCCGGGGCGAGCTGGCGGTCCTGCTGGTCAAGGCAAAAGGCTTTACCGTCGGCACTGACGTCCGGGTCAGGTTCAAGGACGTGCCGCTGCAAAGTTTTGAAGCCCCCTACATCAGCTTTGCCGTGGAGAGAAAATATATCAACGGTTATCCCGATAAGGCCTTCCGGCCGCAGAATCGCGTTACCCGGGCGGAAGGGGCGATGATTTTGGCCCGTTGGGCGGGGCTTTATCAGAAACCGAAGCTGGCGGCGCGGCCGTTCCCGGACATGCCTGTCGACCATTGGGCCTCGCCGGCCGTAGCCGCGACCAAAACGGCCGGACTATTCGAGTACTTGTCCGGGCAATCGTTCGGCCCGAAACTCAACTTGACCCGGGCGGAAGCGGCTGAGATAATCTCTAAGGCCCCTTTTGCGAAAAAACAGATCGAAAAGCTGATCTCGGGCGGGGAAGAATAG
- a CDS encoding four helix bundle protein has protein sequence MFDFEKLKVYQKAKEARKLLFALLANSHHVDKALFDQLKRAALSIVLNIAEGTGKSSSADKKNFFTIARGSTYEVVAIIDLLSDDKVINELQQKELYAVFEEISKMLLGLINSI, from the coding sequence ATGTTTGATTTTGAAAAACTGAAGGTTTATCAGAAGGCCAAGGAAGCACGGAAGCTTCTATTCGCTCTTTTGGCCAACAGCCACCACGTCGATAAAGCCCTTTTTGATCAGCTTAAAAGGGCAGCGCTAAGCATAGTTCTCAATATAGCCGAAGGAACCGGCAAATCGTCAAGCGCCGATAAGAAAAACTTCTTTACTATCGCGCGCGGGTCAACCTACGAGGTAGTCGCGATCATCGACTTGTTATCTGATGATAAAGTGATCAACGAACTGCAACAAAAGGAATTGTATGCCGTGTTTGAAGAGATCTCGAAGATGCTCCTGGGGCTGATCAATTCAATTTAA
- the grpE gene encoding nucleotide exchange factor GrpE has protein sequence MTEELEEIKPELPPEKSELELMKEQVAEGKNRMLRAMADLDNFKKRSLLEREQFVQFANETLISDTLPVLDGFSRALDAAAKMKAGEELTKGLALIKRQLEDVLTKHGVKVIEAVGKVYDPNLHEAILQKEHHGPENVIIEEMQKGYTLHGRVIRPSMVIVSKK, from the coding sequence ATGACTGAAGAGTTGGAAGAAATTAAGCCGGAACTGCCGCCAGAAAAAAGCGAGCTCGAGCTGATGAAGGAGCAGGTAGCCGAGGGGAAGAATAGGATGCTCCGGGCAATGGCCGATCTTGATAACTTCAAGAAGCGCTCTTTGCTCGAGCGGGAACAGTTCGTTCAGTTCGCCAACGAAACGCTGATCAGCGACACCCTCCCCGTCCTCGACGGCTTTAGCCGGGCGCTCGACGCGGCCGCCAAGATGAAGGCCGGGGAAGAGCTGACCAAAGGGCTTGCCCTGATCAAACGCCAGCTCGAGGACGTCTTAACCAAACACGGGGTCAAAGTGATCGAAGCGGTCGGCAAAGTTTACGACCCAAATTTACACGAAGCAATTTTACAGAAAGAGCACCACGGCCCGGAGAATGTTATCATTGAAGAGATGCAAAAAGGTTACACCTTGCACGGGCGGGTTATCCGGCCGTCTATGGTGATCGTCAGCAAGAAATGA
- the hemW gene encoding radical SAM family heme chaperone HemW, with protein sequence MTASLYVHIPFCKQKCNYCDFVSYAGKENFIDEYVETMIREFESRCSVLYVPCSTVFFGGGTPTLLEPKHFDKILSTFISHSSLVISHSEISIEANPGTAGKAKLKALRQLGINRLSIGVQSFNDRQLKTLGRIHDSATAKRFYQDARDAGFDNINLDLIFALPGQTLAEWKRDLATAIALKPEHLSTYNLQIEEGTPFWERFKEPSPAAANRRTLSQRERVMSQADLQNTFSPPHPLTQSVPPLPEGEGTSPLIPVCATPSPFGRRCASLAHWMRGEKVHSSGRADEGLSLPSEDEELAMYEYAIEELAAHGYKHYEISNFAKPGYECQHNLVYWRNENYLGIGAGAHSHVNGQRWSNPNCIEKYLETATFSRRFPGSTADQRETIFLGLRLLDGLSIKKFKGFEAQVAELIKDGLLTEEKGNYKLTRQGLYLGNLVFEKFV encoded by the coding sequence ATGACCGCCTCGCTCTACGTCCACATCCCCTTTTGCAAACAAAAGTGCAACTACTGTGATTTCGTTTCTTATGCCGGGAAGGAAAATTTCATTGACGAGTATGTTGAGACGATGATCCGAGAATTCGAGTCCCGGTGTTCTGTGCTCTATGTTCCGTGTTCTACTGTCTTCTTCGGCGGCGGGACCCCGACCCTGCTCGAACCAAAGCATTTCGATAAAATATTATCCACATTCATTAGTCATTCGTCATTAGTCATTAGTCATTCAGAGATCTCCATCGAAGCTAATCCAGGAACTGCCGGCAAAGCCAAGCTAAAAGCCCTTAGACAACTCGGTATCAACCGTCTCTCGATCGGCGTCCAGTCGTTCAACGACCGGCAGCTAAAGACCCTGGGGCGGATCCATGACTCCGCCACAGCTAAACGTTTTTATCAGGACGCGCGTGACGCCGGCTTCGACAATATTAATCTCGATCTGATCTTCGCCCTGCCCGGGCAGACCTTAGCTGAATGGAAACGCGATCTGGCCACGGCGATCGCGCTAAAACCAGAACATCTTTCAACTTATAATTTACAAATTGAAGAGGGAACACCTTTCTGGGAAAGGTTCAAAGAGCCCTCACCCGCTGCCGCAAACCGACGCACCCTCTCCCAGAGGGAGAGGGTAATGAGCCAAGCAGACTTGCAAAACACCTTCTCCCCCCCTCACCCGCTTACGCAAAGTGTCCCCCCTCTCCCAGAGGGAGAGGGTACTTCGCCTTTAATTCCCGTTTGCGCAACACCTTCTCCCTTTGGGAGAAGGTGCGCCTCCTTGGCGCATTGGATGAGGGGAGAGAAGGTGCATAGTTCTGGTAGAGCGGATGAGGGCCTCAGTCTCCCTTCCGAAGATGAAGAGCTGGCAATGTATGAATATGCCATCGAAGAACTGGCCGCTCACGGCTACAAACATTATGAGATCTCTAATTTTGCTAAACCGGGTTATGAATGTCAGCACAATTTGGTTTACTGGCGGAACGAGAATTATCTCGGCATTGGCGCCGGCGCGCACTCCCATGTAAACGGCCAGCGCTGGTCTAATCCAAACTGTATCGAAAAATACCTGGAAACCGCGACGTTTAGTCGCAGGTTTCCAGGTTCGACTGCCGACCAACGCGAAACGATCTTCCTCGGCCTCCGCCTCCTGGACGGTTTGTCAATTAAGAAATTTAAAGGCTTTGAGGCTCAAGTCGCTGAACTGATAAAAGACGGCTTGTTAACCGAGGAAAAGGGGAATTATAAACTAACCCGGCAAGGTCTATATCTGGGCAATCTGGTCTTCGAGAAGTTCGTATAA
- the lepA gene encoding translation elongation factor 4 — translation MLNRIRNFSIIAHIDHGKSTLADRLLDFTHTIAKRDMRAQVLDTMDLERERGITIKAQAIRMEYQNYILNLIDTPGHVDFSYEVSRSLAACEGALLLVDATQGIEAQTLANYHLALNNKLTIIPIINKIDLPGAEVEMARNELINTLGFKSEDILLASAKEGRGIGEIIDAVIKRVPAPLGDPDAPLQALIFDSHYDPYRGVIIYIRIVNGTLNKGDKILLMGTGKDFEALEIGTLRLDLIPRDTLSAGEVGYLIGNIKTISDAHVGDTVTNIKRQATTALPGYKKIKPMVFCGFYPINGEDYKLLKESIEKLQLNDAALFYEPETSAALGFGFRCGFLGLLHLEITQQRLTREFNIGLIATTPNVVYKVNLHNKKTLFIDNPTKLPDVSAIESIEEPYLKVSIFTPAEYVGSVMTLATEKRGTFINLEYLDPTRAVATYEIPLAEVIIEFHDLLKSVTKGYASMDYEQIGFRPSDLVKLDILINGELVDALSFIVHRDRAYYYGKKLTERLVEEIPQHQFSVPIQAAIGGKVIARETIRARRKDVLAKCYGGDITRKRKLLEKQKEGKKKMKLIGRVEIPQEAFLAVLRIGQ, via the coding sequence ATGCTTAACCGGATCAGGAACTTTTCCATCATCGCCCACATCGATCACGGTAAGTCGACGCTGGCCGACCGCCTGCTCGACTTCACCCACACGATCGCCAAACGCGATATGCGCGCCCAGGTCCTCGACACGATGGACCTGGAACGGGAACGCGGTATCACCATCAAGGCGCAGGCGATCAGGATGGAATACCAAAACTATATTCTTAACCTGATCGATACGCCGGGCCACGTTGATTTTTCTTACGAAGTCTCGCGCTCCCTGGCCGCCTGCGAAGGAGCCCTCCTCCTGGTCGACGCCACCCAGGGGATCGAGGCGCAGACCCTCGCCAACTACCACCTCGCCTTGAACAATAAACTGACCATCATCCCGATCATCAACAAGATCGACCTCCCCGGCGCCGAGGTGGAAATGGCCCGGAACGAGCTGATCAACACCCTCGGCTTCAAGTCCGAGGATATCTTGCTCGCTTCGGCCAAGGAGGGGCGCGGCATCGGCGAGATCATTGACGCGGTGATCAAACGGGTCCCCGCTCCGCTGGGCGATCCCGACGCGCCGCTGCAAGCTTTGATCTTTGATTCCCATTACGACCCCTACCGCGGCGTGATCATCTATATCCGGATCGTCAACGGCACGTTAAATAAGGGGGACAAGATCCTGTTAATGGGGACCGGCAAGGATTTTGAGGCCCTGGAGATCGGCACCCTCCGGCTCGACCTGATCCCGCGCGACACTCTCTCCGCCGGCGAGGTCGGCTATCTGATCGGCAATATCAAAACCATCTCTGACGCGCACGTCGGCGACACCGTGACCAATATCAAGCGGCAGGCCACCACTGCCCTCCCCGGCTATAAGAAGATCAAGCCGATGGTCTTCTGCGGTTTTTATCCGATCAACGGCGAAGATTATAAGCTCCTCAAGGAATCGATCGAAAAGCTGCAGCTTAACGACGCCGCCCTTTTTTATGAACCGGAAACCTCGGCGGCACTCGGCTTTGGTTTCCGCTGCGGTTTTCTCGGCCTCCTCCATCTGGAAATAACCCAGCAGCGGCTGACCAGGGAATTTAATATTGGGCTGATCGCCACCACCCCGAACGTCGTCTATAAAGTAAATTTGCATAACAAAAAGACCCTGTTCATTGACAACCCGACCAAGCTTCCCGATGTGTCGGCGATCGAATCGATCGAGGAACCGTATTTGAAAGTGAGCATCTTCACCCCGGCCGAGTACGTCGGCTCGGTCATGACCCTGGCCACGGAAAAACGGGGGACCTTCATCAACCTGGAATATCTCGACCCGACCCGGGCCGTGGCCACTTATGAAATACCGCTGGCCGAAGTGATCATCGAGTTCCACGATCTGCTTAAATCGGTGACCAAAGGTTACGCCTCGATGGATTACGAGCAGATCGGTTTCCGGCCTTCTGACCTCGTCAAACTCGATATCCTGATCAACGGGGAGCTGGTCGACGCTCTCTCCTTCATCGTCCACCGCGACCGCGCCTACTACTACGGCAAGAAGCTGACCGAGCGGTTGGTCGAGGAGATCCCCCAGCATCAGTTCTCTGTCCCGATCCAGGCGGCGATCGGCGGCAAAGTGATCGCCCGCGAGACGATCCGCGCCCGGCGCAAGGATGTGCTGGCCAAATGCTACGGCGGCGACATCACCCGCAAGCGGAAGCTCCTGGAAAAACAGAAAGAGGGGAAAAAGAAGATGAAGCTGATCGGCCGGGTCGAGATCCCCCAGGAAGCATTCCTCGCCGTCCTGCGCATCGGGCAATGA
- a CDS encoding DUF6804 family protein: MNYLVPILAIIMLLVAVPVGMPYGYYILLRWFICGASAYNTYLSYEQQKRVFVWMFALLAILFNPIFPIYLDKELWVIIDFISVVIFFVSLFIIKPIAPNK; the protein is encoded by the coding sequence ATGAACTATTTAGTGCCAATATTAGCTATAATTATGTTATTAGTTGCAGTCCCGGTAGGCATGCCATACGGATATTATATCCTTTTAAGGTGGTTTATTTGTGGAGCATCGGCTTATAATACTTATTTATCTTATGAACAACAAAAGAGGGTTTTTGTTTGGATGTTTGCTCTTCTCGCTATATTGTTTAATCCTATATTTCCAATATATTTAGATAAAGAGTTATGGGTTATTATTGATTTCATATCAGTGGTCATATTCTTTGTATCTCTGTTTATAATAAAGCCCATAGCCCCGAATAAATAG
- a CDS encoding four helix bundle protein, producing the protein MQIQDRALEFAVRIIKFADKLPKSAAGAVLVKQLIRSGTSIGANMEEADGASSKADFINKVTIARKEARETHYWLQLIKKAELIHKDNIVELDSLINEAEELKRVLSAIINKAREKKQ; encoded by the coding sequence ATGCAAATTCAGGATAGAGCACTGGAATTTGCGGTCAGGATAATAAAGTTTGCTGATAAGTTACCGAAATCGGCAGCGGGGGCGGTTTTGGTTAAGCAATTGATCCGTTCCGGGACATCGATTGGGGCGAATATGGAAGAAGCGGATGGCGCTTCGTCGAAAGCCGATTTTATTAATAAAGTAACGATTGCTAGGAAAGAAGCAAGGGAAACGCATTATTGGCTACAGCTAATTAAGAAGGCGGAATTGATACATAAAGATAATATTGTTGAATTGGATAGTTTAATTAATGAGGCGGAAGAATTGAAGCGTGTTCTTAGCGCAATCATTAACAAAGCAAGAGAAAAGAAACAATGA
- a CDS encoding response regulator codes for MDVKFPVSSYRKLFDYRCFMAAGHSPAVGVQLKAEFVKPGRPQVIKTILLVDDDPNYLKSAQQLLRDYNVKVVAVDPGLPIREQGLKLVAEHNPELVVMDGQMFNTSGPELVKELRDLKYKGYIAANSASGKKNKEMMGVGADFVIPGKGFFNFLGYLKA; via the coding sequence GTGGACGTTAAATTTCCCGTGTCTTCTTACAGAAAACTATTTGATTACCGATGTTTTATGGCGGCAGGTCATTCGCCGGCAGTCGGCGTGCAGCTAAAGGCGGAATTTGTTAAACCGGGCAGGCCACAAGTCATCAAGACGATCCTTCTGGTTGATGATGACCCCAATTATTTGAAAAGTGCGCAACAGCTGCTGAGAGATTACAATGTTAAAGTTGTAGCGGTTGATCCGGGTCTCCCAATAAGAGAGCAGGGACTTAAACTCGTTGCTGAACACAATCCGGAATTGGTTGTTATGGATGGGCAGATGTTCAACACCTCGGGCCCGGAATTAGTAAAGGAATTAAGAGATTTGAAATATAAGGGTTATATTGCAGCCAATTCAGCCAGCGGTAAGAAGAACAAAGAGATGATGGGGGTGGGAGCGGATTTTGTTATACCAGGAAAAGGATTCTTCAATTTCTTGGGATATTTGAAGGCCTAA
- a CDS encoding site-specific DNA-methyltransferase — MRYSPENNLAAPQHQSINNFLNRVLQGDCLEVMKTMPPKSINMVLCDLPYGNTQNKWDSIIPLDKLWTEYERIIKDNGVIVLTSQGLFTAQLILSNPRLFKYKIIWVKSKPTNFLNAKKQPLRRHEDICIFYKNQPDYNPQMTPGEPYNKGFRKNQLTGCYGDFKPVKVKSDGQRYPTDVVYFKTAESEGVVHHPTQKPVELGRYLIKTFTKPGDIILDNTCGSGSFLVSAVLEDRLFIGIEKNEEVFLHKKHHIDYIEICNKRIKEAKRKAAVENSRLFA, encoded by the coding sequence ATGAGATATTCACCTGAAAACAATTTAGCTGCTCCCCAACATCAAAGTATTAACAATTTCCTGAACAGAGTACTTCAAGGCGATTGCCTTGAAGTAATGAAAACCATGCCTCCGAAATCAATAAATATGGTTCTGTGTGATCTCCCTTATGGAAACACCCAAAACAAATGGGACAGCATTATCCCCCTTGATAAACTATGGACTGAATATGAAAGAATAATTAAAGATAATGGTGTTATAGTTCTTACCTCACAAGGGTTGTTTACCGCCCAATTAATCCTATCCAATCCAAGGTTATTTAAGTATAAGATTATTTGGGTAAAATCTAAGCCAACTAATTTCCTTAATGCAAAGAAACAACCGCTTCGGAGGCACGAGGATATATGCATATTTTACAAAAACCAACCCGATTATAATCCGCAAATGACTCCCGGAGAGCCTTATAACAAGGGGTTCAGGAAAAATCAGCTGACAGGCTGTTATGGGGATTTTAAGCCTGTTAAAGTTAAAAGTGATGGCCAGCGGTATCCCACAGATGTTGTTTATTTCAAAACGGCAGAGAGTGAAGGCGTTGTTCACCATCCTACTCAAAAACCAGTCGAGCTAGGCAGATACCTAATTAAAACATTTACAAAACCAGGAGACATTATCCTCGACAATACTTGCGGCAGTGGGAGTTTTCTTGTTTCAGCCGTTCTTGAGGATCGATTGTTTATTGGTATCGAAAAAAATGAGGAAGTATTTTTGCACAAAAAGCATCATATTGACTATATTGAAATCTGCAACAAAAGAATTAAAGAAGCAAAAAGGAAGGCCGCTGTCGAAAACAGCAGATTGTTCGCCTAA